The genomic window GTCTTTAGATGTATGCAAGGACATAATACGGGCTGAGTCCTATGAAATGATGTTGCCTCCGTATACTCTGCGACCTATGTGGTGAAGTTCTAAAAAGGGTATCCGCGTTCATTGGCGTCCATTCGCGGTGCCACGTGATTTCCCTCCTTCAAATAAGGAGTCAATACCATGCGGGGGTCAGAACGCTTTTCTCGTCATTTTCCACGGTGAAATCCGATCACCCACCAACCTCGAAACCATCACTTGGTAGCATCACCATTTGATTTCCCGGCTTTAAGTAGGAGGTAAAAACCATGCTTAAAGTCATACTCGCAAAAATCGGAATCAGCCTGTTCCGCTATCTGCCGTTGGAGCAGATCGTGGCCAAGCTGCTCACATCCGTCATCCAGAAGCTGCTGGCGTCCCGCCGGGCCACCAAGTTGGTCGCCCGGGTCCGCAAGACCGTAACCCACCTCAACGAGCTGACCGCCCTCATCGAGCCCATGCTCGACGACCAGGCCGTCACCGGCGACGAGGCCCGTTCCATGTACGACCACGTCAACCAGACGCGCCTTGAAATTCTCCAGACCTGGAGCAAAGGCAAATCCGCCAAAGAACTCGAAGCCCAACTTCCATAGAGGGATTCAGAATCGGCAGGGAGGGGAGCGTTCACGCGCTCCCTTTTTCGTGTGTTTGTACCGTGTTTGTGGGTGGTTGGTACCAACCAATCGATTTCCAGGGCCAACACACGGGCACCTGAAAAACTTTTTTTTCTGCGAGAATGCTTCTTGAGCCCGCAAATTCGGGGTGTTGTACCCCTAAGTTCGCGTTGGTGTGTTTGTACTTGTGTTTGTTTTTGTTGGTGGTTTTCAGGACTTTTTCAAACGGTCGCATCAATTTCTTTAAAACACCATAATCCCACAAAACCCCTAAAAATAAAGGCCGGAACGTGTGTTCCGGCCTTGAAATTGGTAGCGGGGATTGGATTTGAACCAATGACCTTCAGGTTATGAGCCTGACGAGCTACCGGGCTGCTCTACCCCGCAATCTTTTCTCGTTAAGAGGCGGTAGAAAGTAGCGGTTTTCTGGGGCGATGCAAGTGGGAAAGTGATTTTTTTTTGATTCCGGTTGGTTGGGTGGGTGATTTGCCTGATTTTTGCGGGGATTCTTGACGGGGCGGGTTAGGTTGTTTACGTTTCGCGTTCATTTTCAAGGAGTGTCCCATGCCAAAGATCCAGATTATGCCATCCATTCTAGCCGCTGATTTCGGCCGTTTGGCCGAGGGGTGCAAACGCGCGGAGGAGGCCGGTGCCGACCAGATTCATGTGGATGTGATGGACGGAGTGTTTGTTCCGAACATTTCCTTCGGCCCGGATGTGGTGAGGATGTCGGCGGCGAATGTGAAGATTCCCCAGAATGTGCATCTGATGGTGCAGCGTCCGCAGGATCATCTGGAGAAATTCGTGACGGCGGGGTCGGATACGATCCAGATCCACATTGAGGCCAAGTGCGATGTTCCCGAAACCCTGGCCGCCATCCGCGCCATGGGCAGGCGCCCGGCCATTACCCTGAATCCGGAAACCCCGGTGGAGAGTATTTTCGAGTGCTTGGAAAACCGTTGGGTGGACGAGGTGTTGGTGATGTCGGTGCATCCGGGGTTCGGTGGGCAGAGCTATATCGCCTACGTCGAGGAAAAGTGCGCCACCATCCGGCGCATGGCCGATTGGGTGGATCTTGCGATCGACGGGGGCATCGATGACCAGACGGTGGCCCGTGCGGCCGCGGTGGGGTGCAATCTGTATGTCGCCGGATCCTATCTCTTTAAGCAGGACGACATGGCGGCAGCCATCGCCGACCTGCGCAAGCAGGCGGAAGAGGCCTACTGTTCCTCTCTGTAGTCGGTTATTTTTTCCACACGGTCAGTTCGTTCGGTGCCGGTGCCGAATTGAAGAACCGGCTGGCGAGCAGGGCAGTCCCGAAGGCGACGAGGAACGAAACGGGGAAATAATAGACCCAGTGCGCCTCGACCATCTTCTGGAGCCAGAGGGTTGCCGGAACGGAAACCGCGAGGCCCACAAGCCATCCTTGGAAGTTGCCCTTGCGCGTCAGTACGCCCATCAGGAACAGGGCCAGCACCGGTGCGCTGAACAGGCTCATGAACGAGGCGAACGCCTTGATGATGCCGCCGATGGTTGAAACGTAGAAGGCTAAGGATGTTGCCGCAACGCCCAAGCCGAC from Pontiella desulfatans includes these protein-coding regions:
- the rpe gene encoding ribulose-phosphate 3-epimerase; the encoded protein is MPKIQIMPSILAADFGRLAEGCKRAEEAGADQIHVDVMDGVFVPNISFGPDVVRMSAANVKIPQNVHLMVQRPQDHLEKFVTAGSDTIQIHIEAKCDVPETLAAIRAMGRRPAITLNPETPVESIFECLENRWVDEVLVMSVHPGFGGQSYIAYVEEKCATIRRMADWVDLAIDGGIDDQTVARAAAVGCNLYVAGSYLFKQDDMAAAIADLRKQAEEAYCSSL